The genome window CGGCATGACATTGCTTGACTATTCAATAAACAGCAGTCTTGTAATGTCTAACATTGCGCTCAAGAAAGATGACAAGGCAGGTCTGGCAATCTTCTCTAACAAAGTAACATCTTTTGTTAAAGCAGACAGAATATCTACTCAGTTAAATACAATATCAGAGACGCTTTATAAAGAAAGGACAGCCTATCCGGAGCATGACTTTGCTTCACTTTATGTCTACCTAAGCAGGAAGATTTCAAGGAGAAGCCTTTTAATGATCTATACAAACTTTGAAGGTATAACTTCTGCAAGGAGACAGCTATCATATTTGAAAAAGCTTTCAGCAAGACATCTTGTCGTCGTAATATTTTTTGAGAATACAGAATTAAGTAAGGTTGCTCATGCAACAAATTCAGTTTCTCTTGAAGAGATCTATACAAAGACGATTGCGGAGAAGTTCTTATATGAGAAGAGGCAGATCAGTATTGAGTTCCAGAAGTATGGCATCTATACAATTTACACTACCCCTGAAGCGCTTACCGTAAATACAATTAACAAATATCTGGAGTTGAAGTCGAGAAATCTTATATAATAAGATAATTTATATGTACTAAATATTAAATTGACTTTGGAGGTGGATACTTGTATGATTTGGATATATATTTTATATTCATTCCCTTTCATGAAGAATGAAGATTTATGTTAAAAGGGGAATTGGCGTCGAATGATATTTAACTTTCACATTAAAGCTTCGTAAAAGAAAATAATCTTTCATTTAATTTGTCGGATAGATGGAATTCGTGTGGATTCCTGACATTGCCCTGAGTTTGAGGAGAGATAAATCCTATCCGAAATGTTTCCGCGTAATCACTTACAAATTCCGAAAAGCCCATTATTATATTCTTTCAAAGGAATATATATCATTTTACTACTTTGGGGTTTAATTTCCATTTTTGGGAGTCAGGCTAATGCCGAAAGGAAAGTTCTGCATATCATTCCTTCTCAAGGAACTTATAATCTGACTGATTATGCTGAAAGGGTTTTAACATCAGACTCAGTTATTGAATTCAGTAAATTACATTTACTTCCTAATGTTCCTCTTGCCTCAGCTCAGGCTGACTTTGTAGGTAATGTTCATTGTCTAAAATTTGTATTAGCAAACGATGATTCTCTGGATCATAACTTATATTTAAGCATCGCTTTCAGCGATTACAATTCTTTGTTTATTGCTGAAAGAAATACCATCTTCAAACAATCAGGAGATTTGGTGCCTTTAAATGGCAGGATGGTAAAGACAGGTCAGTTTTGTTTTATCCCTATTGAAATCGGGAGGGGAGAAGAATTAACTTGTTTCCTCAAACTTAAGAGTGCTTCAGCAATTTCACAACAATTCAAAGGGTTTACACTTAATTCTCTTAAGATCTATACAGAGCAGGCATATCTGGACAGATTTGAAAAACCGAAAATTTTCCATGCGTTCTTTTTTGGAGCAGTACTGATCATGTTAGTTTTTAACCTTTTCATTTTTATATCTACAAGGTCATTAAGTTATCTTTATTATGTGTGTTTTCTTGGCCTTCTGGCCTTGTTCCTTGCTGCAAACAGTGGTTATGTTCTGGAACTGTTTCTATACAATTTTCCAAGGGTTGATCTTTATGTTCGGTTTCTTTCTGCGCCATTACTTGTAGTATCTTATCTTTTATTCAGTATAAATTTTTTGGAAGCTAAAAAATATACTCCTGTTTTAAAAAAGATTTTAAGCGGTTGTATCGTGTTATTCGTGTTCTATATCATGCTTATGATTTTGGGATATTGGAAGATCGGTCGTGCTGCTGTTATATTAACATCAATCTTGTCCTTCCTTCTTATTTTTTATACTGCATATAGAATATATAGAAAAGGCTATTCGCCGGCAGCATATTTTTTAGGTGGTAATCTCCTACTAATCGCCGGTGGCCTTATCTATGCAGCTGAAAGGTTATTTATTATTCCTCAGAATTTAATTGGGGGATATAATCTTCAGGTTTCATCTTTGCTTGAAATTGTGCTATTTTCATTCGGTTTGGCGGACAGGATAAATTTTATTCAGAAAGAGCTGAACGAGGTTAGGTTTGAGAATGAGCGAAAATCGAAAGAAGCAGAAATTGAAAGAAAACGTATTGTTGAAGAAAAGAATCGGGAATTGGAAATTGTCAATAAGCAGTTGGATGCATTTATATACAGAACTGCACATGATTTGAGAGGTCCCCTTGCCAGAGTGCTGGGAATGTCTCAGCTTGCATTAATGGATATTAAGGAAGAGGCGGCAAGAGATTATTTTTCACGAATAACTGCAGATGCCAATCAGCTTAGTTATATTTTGAAACGCCTGTCAGTTGTATATGAGATAAGTACTAAGAAGATTGTCATTGAACCCATAGATACAATTGAGCTTGTAAGGTCCATACTCAAAGATTTTGCTTCACAAGGTTATTATATCGAATCAGATATAAAAACAGAGATTTTTTCGGAAACAATACATTCCGATGTTTTGCTTGTAAGATTTATTCTTCAAAATCTTCTTGAGAACGCATTTAAATTCAAAGAAGAGAAAGGTAAACAGAAGATTGAATTTGTAATACAAAAGGATAGCAGGAATATAATCATTCAGGTTAAAGATTTTGGAATAGGGATTCCTGTGAATGAGGTCAGTTCTATATTTGAATTATTTTCAACTGCTGCCCTCAAGTATAAGACGCCGGGTTTGGGTTTATATATGGTAAGGATATGCACTGAAAAACTTAATGGGAAAGTTGTACTTGAAAATCCTTCAAACCCTACAGTGTTTCGAGTTGAACTCCCAGTCTGAAGACAAATATAAAGCCCCGAATTTCGAGGCTTTATAATTCTGTTAGCAGTTAGCAATTTTTTCCATCAACATCGCATGACTCTCCTCCTTGAAGCGGAGTTTCCGCAGCAATATCTGTAAGAGCTTTCACAAAGACATCAGCAGGCTGTGCTCCGGAGATACCATACTTGTCATTAATAATGTAAAAAGGAACACCTGAAACGCCAGCACCTTGAATAAAGCGCTCAGACTCTTTTACTTCATTTATGCCTTCATTGGATTCTAAGAGTGCTCTTGTCTTTTCAGCTTCAAGACCAGCTGAAGCTGCTACAGAAATGAGATTTTCTTTTTTAGTTAGATCCACTCCATCTTCAAAATATGCTTTAAAAAAAGCTTCTACAGTTGCTCTTTGCTTACCTGTTTTTTCAGAAAACCAAATGATTCTATGTGCATCTAGTGTATTAGGAGATTTTAATTGTTTGTTAAAGTCAAACTTGAGTCCATCCTGGGCAGCAACGCTGGTTACATTGCTTGTGATTTGCTCGTATCTTTCTTCTCCTCCGAATTTGTTTGAGAGATATTCTTTCTGATTATAACCTTCTTTGGGCGTTCCAGGATTCAATTCAAAAGGCAGATAGTGAATATCGAAGTCATATTCATTCTTAAGCTGATCCATCGCTTTCTCAATTCTTCTTTTACCGATGTAGCACCATGGACATACTACATCTGATGCAATGGCAATTTTTATTTTTGGTTTCATAAAGAACAGTTTATTCTATTTTAAGATAAGTGTGAACCGGAATAGTTCCCTCTATTAATTTATTTAACAAATAACCATTGTTTAACGACTTTTAAAAGGGTTTTTATAAAGTTTTATTACAAGGAACCCGATTTTGTTGAAAAGGTGTGATGAGGCTATTTATTGCCTTAGATCAATGTTTAATAAATTCAAACAAACTAGCTTTACATCAGAAAATAACAATTAAAGTTATGGCAATGAGAAATATAGAAATTGTAGCATCTCCAAACGCACCTCATATGGTGGGAGATGGCTTCAGGGTACATAATTTCATTCCAAGCAGATTCCGTCTGGATATGCAGAGAATGGATCCATTCATTATGATGGATTATAATTCAAGGTTTTATTTTCCTCCGACACAAAAGCCAAAAGGAGTTGGTGTTCATCCACACAGAGGTTTTGAAACAGTAACGATTGCATATAAAGGAAAGGTTGCTCATCATGACAGCACCGGAAATAAAGGTATTATAGGCGAAGGTGATGTACAATGGATGACGGCTGCTTCAGGGGTATTGCATAAGGAATATCATGAAGAGAACTTCAGTAAGACTGGTGGAGACTTTCAGATGGTACAGCTTTGGGTAAATCTTCCTGCAAAGGATAAGATGTCCACGCCAAAGTATCAGGCGATTACCAATGAAGAAATCAGTAAGGTAAAGCTTCCGGATAATGCGGGATTGATTGAAGTGATTGCAGGGGAGTATCAAGGAGTTAAAGGTCCTGCATTTACATTTACTCCAGTGAACATGCAAAATGCAAAACTGAATAAAGGCGGCAAGGCAGCGTTTTCATTTCCTTCTGATTATAATACGGTGATTCTGGTTATTGAAGGAAGTGTAAAAGTAAATGAAAAGGAAAATGTTCCTGCAGATCATCTTGTGCTTTTTGAAAACAATGCGGAGGACTTTACTATTGAGGCTCTGGAAGATTCAATTGTCTTGGTCTTGAGTGGTAAGCCTATCAACGAGCCTATCTATGCTCATGGTCCTTTTGTGATGAATACAAGAGCTGAAATAATGCAGGCTTTTGAAGATGTAAATAGTGGAAAATTCGGATATTTGGAAGACTAAGATTCTTTGACTATGTCCAATATTAAACTTATTATAGAAGAACGTCCGACACATATAGGAAAATTTATGGTCGGGCGTTTGCTTCCATTCAGAGAAAAAAGAATGGTAGGTCCCTTTATATTCATTGATCATATGGGCCCTGCAAAGATGAATGAGTCGGAGAATATAGATGTTCCTCCTCATCCGCATATAGGGCTTTCTACGGTTACTTATCTTTTCGAAGGAAGCATCATGCATAGAGATAGTCTTGGAGTTGAAATGGAAATTAAACCAGGTGCAGTCAACTGGATGACAGCAGGCAAAGGGATAGTGCATTCCGAAAGAACTCCTGAATATTTAAGAGGTTCAGATAAAGTTTTGCATGGATTGCAGATCTGGGTTGCTTTGCCCAAGGAGCATGAAAAGGATGAACCTTCATTTGTCCATGTAGAAGAATCTGAAATTCCTGAATGGAGCAAAGATGGTGTTAACTTCAAACTAATAGCGGGAGAAGTAATGGGCAAGAAATCACCTGTGCCTGTCTATAGCCCTCTTTATCTTTTAGAGTTAAA of Sporocytophaga myxococcoides DSM 11118 contains these proteins:
- a CDS encoding pirin family protein, producing the protein MSNIKLIIEERPTHIGKFMVGRLLPFREKRMVGPFIFIDHMGPAKMNESENIDVPPHPHIGLSTVTYLFEGSIMHRDSLGVEMEIKPGAVNWMTAGKGIVHSERTPEYLRGSDKVLHGLQIWVALPKEHEKDEPSFVHVEESEIPEWSKDGVNFKLIAGEVMGKKSPVPVYSPLYLLELKSIAKTKLSIGNELFGESAMYILEGSVSSEGNTFGPKQILVAKDASLCEFEMSENSTIYIFGGIPFDEERFIYWNFVASDKDTIERAKENWKGQEFPKINGETDFVPLPVK
- a CDS encoding sensor histidine kinase, which gives rise to MFPRNHLQIPKSPLLYSFKGIYIILLLWGLISIFGSQANAERKVLHIIPSQGTYNLTDYAERVLTSDSVIEFSKLHLLPNVPLASAQADFVGNVHCLKFVLANDDSLDHNLYLSIAFSDYNSLFIAERNTIFKQSGDLVPLNGRMVKTGQFCFIPIEIGRGEELTCFLKLKSASAISQQFKGFTLNSLKIYTEQAYLDRFEKPKIFHAFFFGAVLIMLVFNLFIFISTRSLSYLYYVCFLGLLALFLAANSGYVLELFLYNFPRVDLYVRFLSAPLLVVSYLLFSINFLEAKKYTPVLKKILSGCIVLFVFYIMLMILGYWKIGRAAVILTSILSFLLIFYTAYRIYRKGYSPAAYFLGGNLLLIAGGLIYAAERLFIIPQNLIGGYNLQVSSLLEIVLFSFGLADRINFIQKELNEVRFENERKSKEAEIERKRIVEEKNRELEIVNKQLDAFIYRTAHDLRGPLARVLGMSQLALMDIKEEAARDYFSRITADANQLSYILKRLSVVYEISTKKIVIEPIDTIELVRSILKDFASQGYYIESDIKTEIFSETIHSDVLLVRFILQNLLENAFKFKEEKGKQKIEFVIQKDSRNIIIQVKDFGIGIPVNEVSSIFELFSTAALKYKTPGLGLYMVRICTEKLNGKVVLENPSNPTVFRVELPV
- a CDS encoding pirin family protein, with the protein product MRNIEIVASPNAPHMVGDGFRVHNFIPSRFRLDMQRMDPFIMMDYNSRFYFPPTQKPKGVGVHPHRGFETVTIAYKGKVAHHDSTGNKGIIGEGDVQWMTAASGVLHKEYHEENFSKTGGDFQMVQLWVNLPAKDKMSTPKYQAITNEEISKVKLPDNAGLIEVIAGEYQGVKGPAFTFTPVNMQNAKLNKGGKAAFSFPSDYNTVILVIEGSVKVNEKENVPADHLVLFENNAEDFTIEALEDSIVLVLSGKPINEPIYAHGPFVMNTRAEIMQAFEDVNSGKFGYLED
- a CDS encoding DsbA family oxidoreductase, with translation MKPKIKIAIASDVVCPWCYIGKRRIEKAMDQLKNEYDFDIHYLPFELNPGTPKEGYNQKEYLSNKFGGEERYEQITSNVTSVAAQDGLKFDFNKQLKSPNTLDAHRIIWFSEKTGKQRATVEAFFKAYFEDGVDLTKKENLISVAASAGLEAEKTRALLESNEGINEVKESERFIQGAGVSGVPFYIINDKYGISGAQPADVFVKALTDIAAETPLQGGESCDVDGKNC